The following are encoded together in the Fibrobacterota bacterium genome:
- a CDS encoding response regulator: MEKQMAEWTSVARVGGLAKRRTIKVVETVLLVDGNEESRSSLKFLLELHGYRVAEAHHGIEGLQVLCEWGCDIQMALCAPELPDMTGGEWMGQMRFLGPEIPSLLLTERDVLEATEWPVGPAYAGIPATPPGPARLLGRIREAMDEYFFACCLRASAA, encoded by the coding sequence TTGGAAAAGCAGATGGCGGAATGGACTTCGGTGGCCCGCGTCGGCGGCCTGGCCAAGAGGCGCACAATCAAGGTCGTGGAGACCGTACTGCTGGTCGACGGGAACGAAGAATCCCGGTCCAGCCTCAAGTTCCTGCTGGAGCTGCATGGCTACCGCGTGGCGGAAGCCCATCACGGCATCGAAGGCCTGCAAGTCCTTTGCGAATGGGGCTGCGACATCCAGATGGCGCTGTGCGCGCCCGAGCTGCCGGATATGACGGGAGGGGAATGGATGGGCCAGATGCGATTCCTGGGTCCGGAAATCCCTTCCCTGCTTTTGACCGAGCGCGATGTTTTGGAGGCCACGGAATGGCCGGTGGGACCGGCTTATGCGGGCATACCCGCGACGCCGCCGGGGCCCGCGCGTTTGCTGGGCCGCATCCGGGAAGCCATGGACGAATATTTCTTCGCTTGCTGCCTGCGGGCTTCGGCGGCGTGA
- a CDS encoding prepilin-type N-terminal cleavage/methylation domain-containing protein codes for MTKYPAARGFTLMETLIAMTLAATILLPASFWLYHSRASQAAWDKFRATQALESELNRAVLLRWDHDAIRETSSPFYLKLVLHIERNADETRILGQALDRQGRPLAELKAGYFAEAP; via the coding sequence ATGACGAAGTATCCGGCCGCGCGCGGATTCACCTTGATGGAAACCCTGATCGCCATGACGTTGGCGGCAACCATCCTGCTTCCCGCGTCCTTCTGGCTTTACCATTCCCGCGCCAGCCAGGCGGCCTGGGACAAATTCCGCGCGACCCAGGCCCTCGAATCCGAACTCAACCGGGCGGTCCTGTTGCGCTGGGATCATGACGCCATCCGCGAAACGTCCTCCCCCTTCTACCTGAAATTGGTCCTGCACATCGAACGGAATGCGGATGAGACGCGTATCTTGGGGCAGGCGTTGGACCGGCAAGGCCGTCCCCTGGCGGAGCTCAAGGCCGGCTATTTCGCGGAGGCCCCGTGA
- the pilO gene encoding type 4a pilus biogenesis protein PilO: MNGLRAWRARLAFTGMFAGIILGVAILSVGGGLAVAEIFAQTGRYRAYKALQAGAGQADSLSAAYVGIQKDLHQLRSALPNGNPGAQVLNRLVESAKACSLSIAGITALDEVPFPGYRELPYEMEVAGGFKELVRYLRDLETGGVAIQVRGLSIHTEAINKARIKAKLGISAFALGSAGASSTGSTGVTQAAAPSAPDSSLRESR, encoded by the coding sequence ATGAACGGGCTACGGGCCTGGCGGGCGAGGTTGGCCTTCACGGGGATGTTCGCGGGAATCATCCTGGGCGTGGCCATCCTATCGGTGGGCGGGGGATTGGCCGTCGCGGAAATTTTCGCCCAGACCGGCCGCTATCGCGCCTACAAGGCCTTGCAAGCGGGCGCCGGCCAAGCGGACAGCCTATCCGCGGCCTATGTGGGGATCCAAAAGGATCTTCATCAACTCCGATCCGCCTTGCCCAACGGCAACCCGGGCGCCCAAGTCCTGAACCGGCTGGTGGAAAGCGCCAAAGCCTGCTCCCTGTCCATCGCGGGCATCACCGCCCTGGATGAGGTTCCTTTCCCGGGCTATCGGGAACTCCCGTACGAAATGGAGGTCGCTGGAGGATTCAAGGAATTGGTCCGCTACCTTCGCGATCTCGAAACCGGGGGCGTCGCCATACAGGTCCGCGGGCTCTCCATCCATACCGAAGCCATCAACAAGGCGCGTATCAAGGCTAAACTGGGCATTAGCGCCTTCGCCCTCGGGAGCGCGGGAGCATCCTCAACGGGTAGCACGGGCGTTACCCAAGCCGCCGCCCCCTCCGCGCCCGACTCCTCCCTGCGGGAGTCTCGGTGA
- a CDS encoding PilN domain-containing protein, protein MGPGARWEARFRPAVHWGAEFTAQGARLCAIAEREGKAAVVHSFSGPYPEAEAFAKAHGLAYTGLHAAFSHLPFKLEPMPASEEGSDEAARALERARPQGLSAEAYESHILPVGERACLALAREDAVQGFLKGLPHPLAALWDLVPSPLAMLPVLDLGAATGCWAALMGESDSIHVLFFRADALLAYAKVFSGWEDAVRDAAAFAREMRKALVYHFGGRFGAGPLEGLRIWRDGPGGEIGAALGGLGIPLSTPEWGPLSEVAPELRVAAAAAWSGREEADLRETFSGTGPAAAVAQRAWMRRAGELARYGIPSLAVLALVVALLGAAALGLRWTVEAKARSWSGELRKWDEFQRRKAVVEAELGGLHGLLSRRTSVYADLQRIAGRLPSETWLESWEAECKTGSRCQYRLEGFATSEGRVPEFLSALEKGGAVEKGVPGPAPVPVPVPLKLKATEKIKGEVVEQKTGIAANRRDLVRFQLGSAP, encoded by the coding sequence ATGGGTCCCGGAGCGAGGTGGGAGGCGCGCTTCCGGCCCGCCGTCCATTGGGGGGCCGAATTCACGGCCCAAGGCGCGCGCCTGTGCGCGATCGCCGAGCGCGAGGGCAAGGCCGCCGTGGTCCACTCGTTTTCCGGGCCATATCCCGAAGCGGAGGCCTTCGCGAAGGCCCATGGACTGGCCTACACCGGATTGCATGCGGCTTTTTCCCATCTTCCCTTCAAGCTGGAACCCATGCCCGCCTCCGAGGAAGGTTCGGACGAGGCGGCCCGGGCCCTGGAAAGGGCGCGTCCGCAAGGCTTGTCCGCCGAGGCCTATGAAAGCCATATCCTCCCCGTCGGCGAACGGGCCTGCCTGGCGCTGGCCCGCGAGGATGCCGTACAAGGATTCCTGAAGGGATTGCCCCATCCCCTCGCCGCCCTATGGGACCTGGTTCCCTCGCCCTTGGCAATGCTTCCAGTCCTGGACCTGGGAGCGGCCACCGGTTGCTGGGCGGCCCTAATGGGCGAGTCGGATAGCATCCACGTCCTCTTCTTCCGCGCCGATGCACTGCTCGCCTATGCCAAGGTTTTTTCGGGATGGGAGGACGCGGTGCGCGATGCCGCCGCATTCGCCCGCGAGATGCGGAAAGCCTTGGTTTACCATTTCGGCGGACGCTTCGGCGCGGGTCCCTTGGAAGGCCTGCGGATTTGGCGCGACGGGCCGGGGGGCGAAATCGGAGCCGCCTTGGGCGGCCTCGGGATCCCCCTGTCAACGCCGGAATGGGGTCCCCTATCCGAAGTAGCGCCGGAGTTACGGGTGGCCGCCGCGGCCGCTTGGTCCGGCCGCGAGGAAGCGGATCTGCGCGAGACGTTCTCGGGAACCGGGCCCGCCGCCGCGGTGGCGCAACGGGCCTGGATGCGCCGGGCGGGGGAACTGGCGCGTTACGGCATTCCGTCCCTGGCGGTTCTGGCCTTGGTGGTCGCCCTCCTGGGCGCGGCCGCCTTGGGGCTGCGTTGGACCGTGGAAGCCAAGGCCCGTTCCTGGTCCGGCGAGTTGCGGAAGTGGGACGAATTCCAACGCCGCAAGGCGGTCGTTGAGGCCGAATTGGGCGGGTTGCATGGGCTGCTGTCCCGGCGCACTTCGGTGTATGCGGACCTCCAGCGCATCGCGGGCAGGCTCCCTTCCGAGACCTGGTTGGAAAGCTGGGAAGCCGAGTGCAAGACCGGGTCCCGCTGCCAGTATCGCTTGGAAGGCTTCGCGACTTCCGAAGGCCGCGTGCCGGAATTCCTCTCCGCTCTTGAAAAGGGCGGCGCGGTGGAAAAAGGCGTGCCCGGACCTGCCCCGGTCCCGGTCCCGGTCCCGCTGAAGCTCAAGGCCACCGAAAAGATCAAAGGCGAAGTCGTGGAGCAGAAGACCGGGATCGCCGCCAATCGGCGCGATCTGGTGCGCTTCCAATTGGGGAGCGCGCCATGA
- a CDS encoding type II/IV secretion system protein, translating to MNAAPAIEAGIQAALSDLRVSGDSLAQGLARAFNRDESSVTDLLRDELNITGEDILAYVPSGDVLRALPSESVRTYAAMPLAWVGEKLKVALIDPTDLDVLLDLHVLSGAVILPVAADRDAIEKMIAKHYQGGGGAGGYVDFSAANGKAGAGGASPAGQPGQPGESSRPRGPVRLSAKAGDSDNPVVRLVNEIISEAIHAGSSDIHFEPFEREMKVRLRQDGVLRVHRTINARSKAEVVSRLKIMANMDIAERRRPQDGRIRMEGSGHGIDVRVSTLPTEHGEKVVLRILDKGAVALDLNRLGMEPKALEHLEKALTQPYGMILMTGPTGAGKTTTLYSCLNRIKSPETNIVTVEDPIEYKLDGITQTAVKKEVEYTFANALRTILRQDPNIIMVGEIRDKETAEIAVRAALTGHLVLSTLHTNDAPGAVARLLDMGIEPFLLASALTLIGAQRLVRRVCPNCSGAKCHICNRSGYTGRLGVYEIMPVTEGIRGMITAKKETAAIRELAVKEGMMGLREDGMAKIESGLTTLEEVLRETA from the coding sequence ATGAACGCCGCCCCCGCCATCGAAGCCGGCATCCAAGCCGCCTTGTCCGACCTGCGCGTCAGCGGCGACAGCCTGGCCCAGGGTCTCGCGCGCGCCTTCAACCGCGATGAGTCCTCCGTCACGGACCTGCTGCGGGACGAGCTCAACATAACCGGCGAAGACATCCTGGCCTACGTCCCTTCGGGGGACGTCTTACGCGCGTTACCCTCCGAATCCGTACGCACCTACGCGGCCATGCCCTTGGCCTGGGTCGGCGAAAAGTTGAAGGTGGCCCTGATCGATCCCACCGATCTCGACGTGCTCCTCGATTTGCATGTGCTTTCGGGCGCCGTCATCCTGCCGGTCGCCGCGGATCGGGATGCCATCGAAAAGATGATCGCCAAGCATTACCAGGGCGGCGGGGGCGCGGGCGGTTATGTCGACTTCAGTGCGGCCAACGGGAAGGCAGGCGCCGGAGGCGCTTCGCCGGCCGGGCAGCCGGGCCAACCGGGCGAGTCATCGCGGCCCCGCGGTCCCGTGCGGCTGAGCGCCAAGGCCGGCGACTCGGATAATCCCGTCGTGCGCCTGGTCAACGAAATCATTTCCGAAGCCATCCATGCGGGTTCCTCGGACATCCATTTCGAGCCCTTCGAACGGGAGATGAAGGTGCGCCTGCGCCAGGACGGCGTGTTGCGCGTGCATCGGACCATCAACGCGCGATCCAAGGCCGAGGTGGTTTCCCGCCTTAAGATCATGGCCAACATGGACATCGCCGAGAGGCGGCGGCCCCAGGATGGTCGCATCCGCATGGAAGGGTCAGGGCATGGGATCGACGTGCGCGTTTCGACCTTGCCGACCGAGCATGGCGAGAAGGTGGTGCTGCGTATCCTGGACAAGGGGGCAGTGGCGCTGGACCTGAACCGTTTGGGAATGGAACCGAAGGCCCTGGAGCATCTGGAAAAAGCCCTCACCCAGCCGTACGGCATGATCCTGATGACCGGGCCCACGGGCGCGGGGAAAACCACCACTCTTTATAGTTGCCTCAACCGCATCAAGTCCCCGGAGACCAATATCGTGACGGTGGAAGATCCCATCGAGTACAAGCTCGACGGCATCACGCAGACGGCGGTGAAGAAGGAAGTGGAGTACACCTTCGCCAATGCCCTGCGGACGATTCTGCGGCAGGATCCGAACATCATCATGGTGGGCGAGATCCGTGACAAGGAAACTGCCGAAATCGCCGTACGCGCGGCCTTGACCGGGCATCTGGTGCTTTCGACCTTGCATACCAACGATGCGCCAGGCGCGGTCGCTCGCCTCTTGGATATGGGCATCGAACCGTTCCTACTGGCTTCGGCCCTCACCTTGATCGGCGCCCAGCGCCTGGTCCGCCGCGTCTGTCCCAATTGTTCCGGGGCGAAATGCCATATCTGCAATCGCTCGGGCTATACGGGCCGCTTGGGCGTCTATGAAATCATGCCGGTAACCGAGGGAATACGGGGAATGATCACCGCGAAAAAGGAGACCGCCGCCATCCGTGAGCTGGCGGTAAAGGAAGGCATGATGGGATTGCGCGAGGATGGGATGGCCAAGATCGAATCCGGGCTTACGACCTTGGAAGAAGTGTTGCGGGAGACCGCATGA